From Qingrenia yutianensis, the proteins below share one genomic window:
- a CDS encoding RelA/SpoT family protein, which translates to MQQVLNELIDVVKTNFPNADLEPVYKAFNLANEAHKNQKRISGYPYIMHPLHVAITVAKLKFDVESVCAALLHDVVEDTEYTLDDIRSLFGDNIAALVDGVTKLDKIEITSSEERHMENLRKMFLAMANDIRVIIIKFADRLHNLSTLISMPEEKQRATARETLNIYAPLAHRLGMYKIKWELEDYSLKYLDPVAYHEIVEGINQKRQEREEFIAQIKSTLKTSLSEIGIDCTIDGRPKHFYSIYRKMFTQNKTLDQIYDLFAVRIITNSVSDCYTALGLAHELYKPMPGRFKDYIAMPKPNMYQSLHTTVIGPNGTPFEIQIRTKEMHEIAENGIAAHWKYKGIAENDASSEQKLSWIRQLLEFQKDADNEEEFLRALKFDLFTDQVFVFTPKGDVISFPAGATPVDFAFNIHSAIGYKMNGARVNGKIVPLDYQLQNGDIVEIITSTAIHGPSRDWLKIVKTSQAKNKINQWFKKEKREENIVHGKEMIDREIKRQGLNSAEILTEAHLQSMFKRYGFSSLDDLYSAVGYGSLPAMKAVSKLKEEHKKQTEKKEIPVIPSEILTEPPKISNTEKNSNAKDGVIVSGIDSCLIRYSRCCNPVPGDKIIGYITRGRGVSIHRQDCPNIANAYSNAEEKARLIEVEWSKHDQTAFTANLKIEANDRPGIFIEVANAISETKIPLKAINARTKDTLAIFEITLEIANIEQMEKVAKKLKNLKGVIDVTRSTN; encoded by the coding sequence ATGCAGCAAGTTTTAAATGAACTTATAGACGTTGTGAAAACCAATTTTCCAAACGCCGATTTAGAGCCTGTTTACAAGGCGTTCAACCTTGCAAATGAGGCGCACAAAAATCAAAAAAGAATTTCGGGTTATCCTTATATTATGCACCCGTTGCACGTTGCAATCACAGTTGCAAAGCTGAAATTTGACGTTGAATCGGTTTGCGCCGCGCTTTTGCACGACGTTGTTGAAGATACCGAATACACGCTCGACGACATACGCAGTCTTTTCGGCGACAACATCGCCGCGCTCGTGGACGGCGTTACAAAACTTGACAAAATCGAAATCACGTCGTCTGAAGAAAGACATATGGAAAATCTTCGCAAAATGTTTCTTGCAATGGCGAACGATATTCGTGTTATCATTATAAAATTTGCCGACAGACTGCACAATCTTTCCACCCTTATAAGTATGCCCGAGGAAAAACAGCGCGCCACCGCACGCGAAACGTTAAACATTTACGCACCGCTTGCGCACAGACTCGGTATGTATAAAATAAAATGGGAACTTGAGGATTATTCGCTTAAATACCTCGACCCCGTTGCGTATCACGAAATTGTTGAAGGAATTAACCAGAAACGCCAGGAGCGCGAGGAGTTTATTGCACAGATTAAAAGCACGCTCAAAACCAGCCTTTCGGAAATAGGCATTGACTGCACCATAGACGGCAGACCGAAGCATTTTTATTCGATATACCGAAAAATGTTTACACAGAACAAAACTCTCGACCAGATTTACGATTTGTTCGCGGTGAGAATTATCACAAACTCGGTGAGCGACTGCTACACCGCGCTCGGTCTTGCGCACGAACTTTATAAGCCTATGCCGGGCAGATTTAAAGATTATATCGCAATGCCCAAGCCCAATATGTATCAGTCACTTCACACAACGGTTATAGGTCCCAACGGCACACCGTTTGAAATTCAAATCCGCACGAAAGAAATGCACGAAATCGCTGAAAACGGTATCGCGGCGCACTGGAAATACAAAGGTATTGCCGAAAACGACGCGTCGAGCGAACAAAAGCTTTCGTGGATACGACAGCTTCTGGAATTTCAGAAAGACGCGGACAACGAAGAAGAATTTTTACGCGCATTAAAATTTGACCTTTTCACCGACCAGGTTTTTGTATTTACGCCCAAAGGCGACGTTATAAGCTTTCCTGCCGGCGCAACACCCGTTGACTTTGCGTTTAACATTCACAGCGCTATCGGCTACAAAATGAACGGCGCGCGCGTGAACGGCAAAATCGTTCCGCTCGACTATCAGCTTCAAAACGGTGATATTGTGGAGATTATCACCTCCACCGCTATACACGGTCCCAGCCGTGACTGGCTCAAAATCGTTAAAACCAGTCAGGCGAAAAACAAAATCAATCAATGGTTCAAAAAGGAAAAACGCGAGGAAAATATTGTTCACGGCAAAGAAATGATTGACCGCGAAATTAAGCGTCAGGGCTTAAACAGCGCCGAAATTTTAACCGAGGCGCATTTGCAGAGTATGTTTAAGCGCTACGGTTTTTCGTCGCTCGACGACTTATACAGTGCGGTCGGCTATGGCAGTCTGCCTGCTATGAAGGCCGTTTCAAAGCTTAAAGAAGAACATAAAAAACAGACCGAGAAAAAAGAAATTCCCGTTATTCCGTCCGAAATTTTGACCGAACCGCCCAAAATTTCAAACACCGAGAAAAATTCAAACGCGAAAGACGGCGTAATTGTATCGGGAATTGACAGTTGTCTTATAAGATACTCCCGTTGCTGCAACCCTGTTCCGGGTGATAAAATTATCGGCTACATCACGCGCGGGCGCGGTGTTTCAATCCACCGTCAGGACTGCCCCAACATAGCAAACGCATACAGCAATGCAGAGGAAAAAGCACGCCTTATAGAGGTTGAATGGTCGAAACACGATCAGACCGCGTTTACCGCAAACTTAAAAATTGAGGCGAACGACCGCCCGGGCATTTTCATCGAAGTTGCGAATGCTATCAGCGAAACAAAAATTCCGCTTAAAGCAATCAACGCGCGTACGAAAGACACGCTTGCGATATTTGAAATCACGCTTGAAATTGCAAATATCGAGCAAATGGAAAAAGTTGCGAAAAAACTTAAAAATCTCAAAGGCGTAATAGACGTTACACGAAGCACAAACTGA
- the recJ gene encoding single-stranded-DNA-specific exonuclease RecJ — MLKDYIKEKNWIFEEQNEEKLNEISQKFNLPECVSVLILNRCDGGVRQYIENDFSSFLNPFLLTGMQEAVEKIKDAVKNMKTIIVYGDYDVDGVTSTYILMHYLKSIGALASYYIPSRTEEGYGLNERALVDLKQKGADLVITVDLGITAKEEARLCKEIGLDLIVTDHHLPAEGKIPVDTIVINPKTSENYPFKNLAGAGVAFKLVCALSDMNRTVFDYYVPFCAIGTIADLAELCGENRFIAKYGLEKLKETKNIGLLSLLNEAKIDTCDITSTSVSFGIAPRLNAAGRLASADMAVELFMCDNKSKADEIAKTLESENIRRKAEEQKIFERADEIITQNELNKNNVIVVAEKNWHHGVIGIVSSKITEKYYKPSIIISVDDDGNGKASGRSISGFDLFDALKNCESILDKFGGHSLAAGLSLKEENIEKFGKMINEYADKIMTDEILTPKVKIDSKISISDVSLKNASALKIAEPYGIKNPQGTFCIENIKIKNIRNMADKPHSFVTFSDGADEITVPAFGLKDKIMCFAENDNADICGTLGINTYNNRTSAQFIVRDIRCARKIFFTKDELRALYVVLKNSEFKNSDIQKLSYAMGKNYGINCSKLKIYRMLAVLNDLKMIKLSLDGDTVSVEKDENFYAKTDLAKSQNFNTYSE, encoded by the coding sequence ATGCTGAAAGACTATATTAAAGAAAAAAACTGGATATTTGAGGAGCAAAACGAGGAAAAATTAAACGAAATTTCGCAGAAATTCAATCTTCCCGAGTGTGTTTCGGTGCTGATTTTAAACCGCTGTGACGGCGGTGTCAGGCAATATATAGAAAATGATTTTTCGTCGTTTTTAAATCCTTTTTTGCTCACGGGTATGCAAGAGGCTGTTGAAAAAATCAAAGACGCGGTAAAGAATATGAAAACCATAATTGTTTACGGCGACTATGACGTTGACGGCGTGACCTCGACATACATTCTTATGCACTATTTAAAAAGCATCGGCGCGCTTGCTTCGTATTATATCCCATCGCGTACCGAGGAGGGATACGGACTTAACGAACGTGCGCTTGTTGACCTTAAACAGAAAGGCGCAGACCTTGTTATAACCGTCGATTTGGGCATAACGGCAAAAGAGGAGGCGCGCCTCTGCAAAGAAATCGGATTAGACCTTATCGTTACCGACCACCATTTGCCGGCAGAAGGTAAAATTCCCGTTGATACAATAGTTATAAATCCCAAAACGTCGGAAAATTATCCGTTTAAAAATCTTGCCGGCGCAGGCGTTGCGTTCAAGCTTGTGTGCGCGCTTTCTGATATGAACAGAACAGTTTTCGATTATTACGTTCCGTTTTGCGCAATCGGCACAATCGCAGATTTGGCGGAGCTTTGCGGAGAAAACAGATTTATTGCAAAATACGGGCTTGAAAAATTAAAAGAAACAAAAAATATCGGTCTTTTGTCGCTTTTAAACGAGGCAAAAATCGACACTTGCGACATCACAAGCACTTCTGTAAGTTTCGGCATTGCACCCCGGCTTAATGCCGCGGGACGTCTTGCAAGCGCAGATATGGCGGTTGAACTTTTTATGTGTGACAACAAATCAAAGGCGGACGAAATTGCTAAAACTCTCGAAAGCGAAAATATCCGCAGAAAAGCGGAGGAACAGAAAATTTTCGAGCGTGCCGACGAAATTATTACGCAGAACGAACTTAACAAAAATAACGTTATCGTGGTTGCGGAAAAAAATTGGCATCACGGTGTAATAGGCATTGTATCGTCCAAAATAACCGAAAAATATTACAAACCGTCAATCATTATTTCGGTTGACGATGACGGAAACGGAAAAGCGTCGGGACGGAGCATTTCGGGTTTTGACCTTTTTGACGCGCTTAAAAACTGCGAGAGTATTTTAGATAAATTCGGCGGTCATTCGCTTGCGGCAGGACTTTCGCTCAAGGAAGAAAATATAGAAAAATTCGGCAAAATGATAAACGAATACGCAGACAAAATTATGACGGACGAGATTTTGACGCCGAAAGTTAAAATCGACAGTAAAATATCAATTTCGGACGTCAGCTTAAAAAATGCGTCTGCTTTAAAAATTGCCGAGCCGTACGGAATTAAAAACCCGCAGGGAACGTTTTGCATAGAAAACATAAAAATTAAAAACATACGTAATATGGCGGATAAACCCCACTCTTTTGTCACATTTTCGGACGGCGCGGACGAAATAACCGTTCCGGCGTTCGGGTTGAAAGACAAAATTATGTGTTTTGCCGAAAACGACAATGCCGATATTTGCGGAACGCTCGGAATAAATACATACAACAACCGCACAAGCGCACAGTTTATCGTCCGCGATATACGGTGTGCACGGAAAATATTTTTCACAAAAGACGAACTCCGCGCACTTTATGTTGTTTTGAAAAACAGCGAATTTAAAAACAGCGATATTCAAAAATTATCGTATGCAATGGGCAAAAATTATGGTATAAACTGTTCAAAGTTAAAAATTTACCGTATGCTCGCCGTTTTGAATGACCTTAAAATGATAAAACTGTCACTTGACGGCGACACGGTCAGCGTAGAAAAAGACGAAAATTTTTATGCAAAAACCGACCTTGCAAAATCACAAAATTTTAACACATATTCGGAATAA
- the nth gene encoding endonuclease III — protein sequence MRRSEKVLKIKEIFDRVYADAKCSLDYTEPYQLLIAVVLSAQCTDKRVNIVTQTLFDKYKTLKDFADADIDELAEAVKPCGFYKTKSRNIKALAQKIIEEYGGKIPDTMEELTALPGVGRKTANLILGDVYGKPALVIDTHAIRLTGRIGLTKETDPKKIEFDLKKFVPDDYSIHFCHQLVWHGRAICTARSPKCEICPIAMLCRYYEKTYLKKGD from the coding sequence ATGAGAAGAAGTGAAAAGGTGTTAAAAATCAAAGAAATTTTTGACAGAGTTTATGCGGACGCAAAATGTTCGCTCGACTATACCGAGCCGTATCAGCTTTTGATTGCGGTGGTTTTGTCGGCACAGTGTACCGACAAAAGAGTGAATATCGTTACACAAACCCTGTTTGATAAATATAAAACGTTAAAAGATTTTGCAGATGCCGATATCGACGAGCTTGCAGAGGCAGTTAAACCTTGCGGATTTTACAAGACCAAATCGCGCAATATAAAAGCGCTCGCACAGAAAATCATAGAGGAGTACGGCGGAAAAATTCCCGATACTATGGAGGAGCTTACCGCACTTCCGGGAGTCGGACGAAAAACCGCAAATCTTATTTTGGGCGATGTTTACGGCAAGCCGGCGCTTGTTATAGACACTCACGCAATACGGCTTACGGGAAGAATAGGTCTTACCAAAGAAACCGACCCTAAAAAGATTGAGTTTGATTTGAAAAAGTTTGTTCCCGACGATTATTCGATACATTTTTGCCATCAGCTTGTGTGGCACGGCAGAGCAATTTGCACGGCGCGGAGTCCCAAATGCGAAATATGCCCGATTGCAATGCTTTGCAGATATTACGAAAAAACTTACTTGAAAAAGGGTGACTGA
- a CDS encoding response regulator transcription factor: protein MEKESRILVVDDDKNICELIRLYLQKEGYTVEIANDGLAALEKFSQNPPAAVILDIMLPKIDGIEVLKRMRKAGNIPVIMLTAKGEVFDKVLGLELGADDYMVKPFEPKELVARLKAVLRRFESAENLDKEIVYPNIRINLSTYELVLGGKSIDIPPKELELLYFLASHPNRVFTRDQLLDEVWGYDFFGDSRTVDVHVKRLREKLEGYESSWQLKTVWRVGYKFEVAKA from the coding sequence ATGGAAAAAGAAAGCAGAATACTTGTAGTTGACGACGACAAAAACATATGTGAGCTTATAAGGCTTTATTTGCAAAAAGAGGGTTATACCGTCGAAATTGCAAACGACGGTCTTGCAGCTTTGGAAAAGTTTTCGCAAAATCCGCCCGCCGCGGTGATTTTGGACATTATGCTTCCGAAAATCGACGGCATAGAGGTTTTAAAGCGTATGCGAAAGGCAGGAAATATCCCGGTTATTATGCTGACGGCTAAAGGCGAGGTTTTCGACAAAGTGCTGGGGCTGGAGCTCGGCGCGGACGATTATATGGTAAAGCCGTTTGAACCGAAAGAACTTGTGGCGCGTCTTAAAGCGGTTTTAAGACGGTTTGAGTCGGCGGAAAATCTCGACAAGGAAATTGTTTATCCCAACATACGCATAAATTTGAGCACATATGAACTTGTGCTCGGAGGAAAGAGCATTGATATTCCCCCGAAAGAACTCGAACTTTTGTATTTTCTCGCGTCGCACCCGAACAGAGTTTTCACCCGCGACCAGCTTCTTGACGAGGTGTGGGGATACGATTTCTTCGGCGACTCGCGCACCGTTGACGTACACGTTAAGCGTCTGCGCGAAAAGCTTGAGGGCTACGAAAGCTCGTGGCAGCTTAAAACTGTGTGGAGAGTAGGTTATAAATTTGAAGTGGCAAAGGCATAA
- a CDS encoding sensor histidine kinase yields the protein MKWQRHKSTKRKSISKRLLVAGCFTVIISYVIAAVFLFSMLFSSTKESNLKAIEVKKKLLLSNANRISEYSLDVFTAQSFSPNLKSYQRTLEIISQSTDTSIIVFDKTGRIVTVAGLDYDSYIGNYLKGDYIDAILKNGETVSNDDAIDAFKEQENMLIVGLPVSNTDIYGGVLISTTADVSGGKLLFEFFKQFSCSVGISLVLTFVIFYIISHKITDPIKLIDNTVTEFSKGKFDLRVECGTNDELSSLCENINNMATSIENLEKMRSSFVSNVSHELRTPMTSITGFVEGILDGTIPKEKEDEYLKIVLAEAKRLSRLVSDLLSISRLESGSFKIEKKNFDICELLRREIIKFETQIVKKNLNVELEIEQDEMFVFADSDAIIQVVTNILGNAIKFTPQDGKITIKAYYDADRVKVEIANTGEGIKKEKLKYIWDRFYKADDSRNQNPEGTGLGLYIVKSIINKSDEKIYAESVENEYTKFTFTLKKA from the coding sequence TTGAAGTGGCAAAGGCATAAAAGCACAAAACGGAAAAGTATTTCAAAAAGACTGCTTGTTGCAGGCTGTTTCACCGTTATTATAAGCTACGTTATAGCGGCGGTGTTTCTTTTCAGTATGCTTTTTTCGTCTACGAAAGAAAGCAATTTAAAGGCGATTGAGGTTAAAAAGAAACTTCTTTTGTCAAATGCCAACAGAATAAGCGAATATTCGCTCGACGTTTTCACCGCGCAGAGTTTTTCTCCCAATTTAAAAAGTTATCAGCGCACGCTCGAAATTATTTCGCAAAGTACCGACACGTCTATAATAGTTTTTGACAAAACGGGCAGAATTGTTACCGTGGCAGGGCTTGATTACGATTCATATATAGGAAACTATCTTAAGGGCGACTACATCGACGCGATACTTAAAAACGGTGAAACTGTGAGCAACGACGACGCAATCGACGCGTTTAAAGAACAGGAAAATATGCTGATTGTGGGACTTCCTGTGTCGAACACCGACATATACGGCGGTGTTCTTATAAGCACCACTGCCGACGTTTCGGGCGGAAAACTTCTGTTTGAATTTTTCAAACAGTTCAGTTGTTCGGTTGGAATTTCGCTTGTGCTTACGTTTGTTATCTTCTATATTATATCGCACAAAATCACCGACCCGATTAAACTTATCGACAACACCGTTACAGAGTTTTCAAAAGGCAAATTCGATTTGAGGGTTGAATGCGGAACAAACGACGAATTAAGCTCACTTTGCGAAAATATAAATAATATGGCGACAAGTATTGAAAATCTTGAAAAAATGCGCTCGTCGTTTGTATCGAACGTTTCGCACGAATTAAGAACGCCTATGACGTCTATAACCGGATTTGTCGAGGGAATACTCGACGGCACAATTCCGAAAGAAAAAGAGGACGAATATTTAAAAATCGTGCTTGCCGAGGCAAAGCGTCTGTCACGGCTTGTGAGTGACCTTTTGAGCATATCGCGCCTTGAAAGCGGAAGTTTTAAAATCGAAAAGAAAAATTTTGACATATGCGAACTGTTAAGACGTGAAATTATTAAATTTGAAACACAGATTGTCAAAAAGAATTTGAACGTTGAGCTTGAAATAGAACAGGACGAAATGTTTGTCTTTGCCGACAGTGACGCGATAATCCAGGTTGTGACAAATATTCTCGGCAATGCGATAAAATTTACCCCGCAGGACGGAAAAATAACGATAAAGGCATATTATGACGCCGACAGGGTGAAAGTTGAAATCGCTAACACGGGAGAGGGCATAAAAAAGGAAAAATTAAAATATATATGGGATAGGTTTTACAAAGCCGACGACTCGCGCAATCAAAATCCCGAGGGCACGGGACTCGGACTCTACATTGTTAAAAGCATTATTAACAAAAGCGACGAAAAAATTTATGCCGAAAGCGTTGAAAATGAATACACAAAGTTTACGTTCACACTCAAAAAAGCATAA
- a CDS encoding S1C family serine protease: protein MDEYKWNSDDYQNAPEVTGENKTAENTECFSTLVTTPKKKKSKKKIAMPIFIFSIIFTMIISMSAYALLAPSVSQLVKEFKLSTNSNVGDAEKKVLENISSANPTTTVSNKTKLEIPDIAEKVGPAVVGVINMTTYSGYSYNNPYGFFFGDGSNQQQQGQEVEQGSGSGIIISEDGYIITNNHVVQGASSLKVILNTSEEFTATLKGSDSRTDLALLKIEGKKFPYATLGDSTALRVGDLAVAIGNPLGQELAGTVTVGYISALNRTMTIDNKQLTLIQTDAAINPGNSGGALVNCYGEVIGINTAKVSSSSLEGLGFAIPTAEAKPIIEDLIANGYVKGRPVIGIAGRAISASDAKRYNLVEGIYVYSMTDNSPAHMAGLKIGDIITECNGKAVKTVDELNEIKNKYKPNDTLKLKVWRTGETLDVNLILGEEVPN from the coding sequence ATGGACGAATATAAATGGAACAGCGACGATTACCAAAATGCGCCGGAGGTAACCGGCGAAAACAAAACGGCGGAAAACACGGAATGTTTCAGCACGCTTGTTACAACACCGAAAAAGAAAAAATCGAAAAAGAAAATTGCAATGCCTATTTTTATTTTCTCAATTATATTTACAATGATAATTTCTATGTCGGCATATGCACTTTTGGCACCGTCGGTATCACAGCTTGTGAAAGAATTTAAGTTGAGCACAAACAGCAATGTCGGTGACGCAGAGAAAAAGGTTCTTGAAAATATTTCATCGGCTAACCCGACAACGACGGTTTCAAACAAAACGAAGCTTGAAATCCCCGATATTGCCGAGAAGGTTGGCCCCGCGGTTGTAGGCGTTATAAATATGACAACGTATTCGGGATATTCCTATAACAATCCTTACGGATTTTTCTTCGGTGACGGTTCAAACCAACAGCAACAGGGACAGGAAGTAGAGCAGGGCTCGGGTTCGGGCATAATCATATCCGAGGACGGTTACATCATAACAAACAATCACGTTGTTCAAGGCGCATCATCGCTTAAGGTTATTCTTAATACCAGCGAAGAATTTACCGCAACTCTTAAAGGTTCCGATTCGAGAACAGACCTTGCGCTTTTGAAAATCGAAGGCAAAAAATTCCCGTATGCAACGCTCGGCGACTCAACAGCTTTGAGAGTAGGCGACCTTGCAGTTGCAATCGGAAATCCGCTCGGTCAGGAGCTTGCAGGCACAGTTACCGTCGGCTATATCAGCGCACTTAACAGAACTATGACGATAGATAATAAACAGCTTACGCTTATTCAGACAGATGCGGCAATCAATCCCGGCAACAGCGGCGGTGCGTTGGTTAACTGCTACGGTGAAGTAATCGGCATCAACACCGCAAAAGTTTCGTCCTCATCGCTTGAAGGTTTGGGGTTTGCAATTCCTACCGCAGAAGCTAAACCGATTATCGAAGACTTGATTGCAAACGGTTATGTAAAAGGCAGACCGGTTATCGGCATTGCCGGCAGAGCAATAAGCGCGTCCGACGCAAAACGTTACAACCTTGTTGAAGGTATCTACGTATATTCAATGACCGACAATTCGCCTGCACATATGGCAGGACTTAAAATCGGCGATATTATCACAGAGTGCAACGGTAAAGCAGTTAAGACGGTTGATGAGCTTAATGAAATTAAAAACAAATACAAACCGAACGACACTTTGAAATTAAAGGTTTGGAGAACAGGCGAAACGCTTGATGTAAACCTTATTTTGGGCGAAGAAGTGCCTAACTAA
- a CDS encoding FeoA family protein — MMPLILANVGEDNIIKKVGGNPEVKKYLENLGFVVGGNVKVISELGGNVIVNIKEARVAVSKEMAQKIMV, encoded by the coding sequence ATGATGCCCTTAATTCTGGCAAATGTAGGCGAAGACAATATCATCAAAAAAGTCGGCGGCAATCCCGAGGTGAAGAAATATCTTGAAAATCTCGGCTTTGTAGTGGGCGGAAACGTCAAGGTTATAAGCGAGCTTGGCGGAAATGTAATTGTAAACATTAAAGAGGCACGAGTTGCTGTAAGCAAGGAAATGGCTCAAAAAATTATGGTTTGA
- a CDS encoding FeoA family protein, giving the protein MRTLKDVKVGQDAKVVKLHGEGAVKRRIMDMGITKGVDVHIRKVAPLGDPVEITVRGYELSIRKADAEMIEVE; this is encoded by the coding sequence ATGCGAACACTAAAAGATGTCAAAGTGGGGCAGGACGCAAAAGTTGTTAAGCTTCACGGCGAGGGCGCGGTAAAGCGCAGAATTATGGATATGGGCATTACAAAAGGCGTTGACGTACATATCCGCAAAGTTGCGCCGCTCGGCGATCCCGTTGAAATCACGGTGCGCGGTTATGAGCTTTCTATAAGAAAAGCAGATGCCGAAATGATTGAGGTTGAATAA